One Saimiri boliviensis isolate mSaiBol1 chromosome 17, mSaiBol1.pri, whole genome shotgun sequence genomic window carries:
- the C17H17orf50 gene encoding uncharacterized protein C17orf50 homolog, which produces TAALQPGRPRETLCRLKNARGPCLGDRRTALTSSGPAGVKTPLWKKDPEQARAEEAEQEEAKQGPEDGAAGGEEPPREAEGGEGRERRAVSYCPLRPDCSTQEAAPLRRADSGFWGWLGPFVLRGALTAPPDRKRSLPEERCVLEIRRRPPRRGVCARCEILFCKKCRSLHGHPAYVAHCVLDHPDLGKAGAAGAY; this is translated from the exons acggctgcgctccagcccgggcgacCGAGAGAGACCCTGTGTCGACTGAAAAATGCCCGCGGACCCTGTCTCGGCGACCGCAGGACAGCCCTGACCTCCTCCGGGCCCGCAGGTGTGAAGACCCCACTGTGGAAGAAGGACCCGGAGCAGGCGCGGGCGGAGGAGGCGGAGCAGGAGGAAGCGAAGCAGGGGCCGGAGGACGGCGCGGCGGGGGGCGAGGAGCCGCCGCGGGAGGCGGAGGGGGGCGAGGGCCGCGAACGGCGCGCGGTGTCCTACTGCCCGCTGCGCCCGGACTGCAGCACCCAGGAGGCGGCGCCGCTGCGGCGCGCGGACAGCGGCTTCTGGGGCTGGCTTGGCCCCTTCGTGCTGCGGGGCGCCCTGACTGCTCCCCCCGACAG GAAGCGGAGCCTCCCGGAGGAGCGGTGCGTGCTGGAGATCCGGCGACGACCGCCGCGCCGCGGGGTCTGTGCGCGCTGCGAGATCCTCTTCTGCAAGAAATGCCGCAGTCTGCACGGCCACCCGGCCTATGTGGCGCACTGCGTTCTGGATCACCCGGATCTGGGTAAGGCGGGGGCCGCTGGGGCCTACTGA